One window of Acidobacteriaceae bacterium genomic DNA carries:
- the rfaD gene encoding ADP-glyceromanno-heptose 6-epimerase, producing the protein MAEPIIVTGAAGFIGRNVVAELNARGEDELILVDELGKDEKWKNLVGLRYEDIVSPEDFLGLLESGAYADARAVIHLGACSATTEKDADYLLRNNYQYTRVLCNWAQEQGARFVYASSAATYGDGSHGYDDSDASTPTLRPLNMYGYSKHMFDLWALKHQLFDQGEGGNIVGLKYFNVYGPHEDHKGDMRSVVVKSFEQIRCSGEVKLFKSYRPEYKDGEQMRDFIYVKDAVDVTLHFALQGAGATGGLFNCGTGKARTWLDLARAVFAAMKREPKIEFIEMPKELQGKYQYFTEAKTEKLRAAGYPRKFTSLEDGVREYVQSYLENRDA; encoded by the coding sequence ATGGCGGAGCCGATTATTGTGACGGGTGCGGCAGGCTTCATCGGCCGCAACGTTGTGGCGGAGCTGAACGCGCGGGGCGAGGATGAGCTGATCCTCGTTGACGAGTTGGGTAAGGACGAGAAGTGGAAGAACCTCGTCGGGCTTCGCTACGAGGACATCGTTTCACCCGAAGACTTCCTCGGCCTCCTGGAAAGTGGGGCGTACGCGGACGCCCGCGCGGTCATCCACCTTGGCGCGTGCAGCGCGACGACCGAGAAAGACGCCGACTATCTCCTGCGCAACAACTATCAGTACACGCGCGTGCTATGTAACTGGGCGCAGGAGCAGGGTGCGCGTTTCGTCTATGCATCGAGTGCCGCGACTTATGGGGACGGCTCTCATGGTTACGATGACAGCGACGCGTCGACGCCGACGCTGCGGCCGTTGAATATGTACGGCTACTCCAAGCACATGTTTGATCTGTGGGCGTTGAAGCATCAGCTCTTCGATCAAGGCGAGGGCGGGAACATCGTCGGGTTGAAGTATTTCAACGTGTACGGCCCTCACGAGGACCACAAAGGCGACATGCGCTCGGTGGTCGTCAAGAGTTTTGAGCAGATCCGCTGCAGCGGCGAAGTTAAGTTGTTCAAGAGTTATCGGCCCGAATACAAGGACGGCGAGCAGATGCGCGACTTCATCTACGTGAAGGACGCCGTCGATGTCACGCTGCATTTCGCGCTGCAGGGCGCCGGAGCTACGGGCGGCCTGTTCAACTGCGGCACGGGCAAGGCCCGCACCTGGCTTGACCTCGCGCGGGCGGTATTCGCAGCGATGAAACGCGAGCCGAAGATTGAGTTCATCGAAATGCCGAAGGAACTTCAGGGGAAGTATCAGTACTTCACTGAGGCGAAGACGGAAAAGTTGCGCGCGGCCGGATACCCACGCAAATTCACCTCGCTGGAGGATGGTGTTCGCGAGTATGTCCAGAGTTACCTCGAGAATCGCGATGCGTGA
- a CDS encoding inorganic diphosphatase, with protein sequence MKSLRNPTKLKPMEKGDLVQVIVETPAGSRNKFSFDPEQGIFAHKATLPAGMTFPYDFGFLPQTLAPDGDPIDVLLLMDEPAFPGIAVKGRLIGVIEGQQLDGKKKIRNDRLVVVSEISHQYENVRKLKDLPDKWTDEVEEFFVNYHDMQGKKYQLLGTKGVSEAQKLIRKARRAAQ encoded by the coding sequence ATGAAGTCGCTGAGGAATCCTACAAAGCTGAAGCCGATGGAAAAGGGCGATCTGGTGCAGGTGATTGTCGAGACGCCGGCTGGCAGCCGGAACAAGTTCAGTTTTGATCCGGAGCAGGGGATCTTTGCGCACAAAGCGACGCTGCCCGCTGGAATGACATTCCCCTATGACTTCGGCTTTTTGCCGCAGACCCTCGCGCCCGACGGCGATCCGATCGACGTTCTGCTGCTAATGGACGAGCCGGCGTTTCCCGGCATTGCGGTGAAGGGGCGGTTGATCGGCGTCATCGAAGGGCAGCAGCTTGACGGAAAGAAGAAGATCCGCAATGACCGTTTGGTTGTCGTCTCCGAGATCAGCCATCAATACGAGAACGTGCGTAAGTTGAAAGATCTCCCGGACAAATGGACCGACGAGGTCGAGGAGTTCTTTGTGAACTACCACGACATGCAAGGCAAAAAGTATCAGTTGCTCGGCACCAAGGGCGTCAGCGAGGCCCAGAAGCTGATCCGCAAGGCGCGTCGGGCTGCTCAGTAG
- a CDS encoding mannose-1-phosphate guanylyltransferase, with amino-acid sequence MSRGTGKHDKAAGVSPDKHPANQHPEFAAVILAGGSGTRFWPRSRRARPKQVLSLDGDRTMIQNTVERVKPLVSSGQVWIITNDLLAKTIAHQLPDLAEKHILREPAARNTAPACAIPAFFLERTSPDTVLGVFPSDHTIGDVERFRRVVCAGAELARRSAAIIVLGVSPSRPETGYGYIELGAGLDPITESGEAIPVRRVHRFTEKPDKTRAKRFLRSGNYAWNSGMFLFTAKTLADAMREHQPKTAALLEQIAAARGTPNFEKVFAELYPQCESISIDYAVLEPRSAKGEGKSELYCLPGDFAWSDLGSWAALHEHVAERTESHSANVVEAEHHVEIASTGCYVFSPKKTVALVGVKDLVVVETDDAILITTREGSQDVGKVVAELKNSGRHDLT; translated from the coding sequence GTGAGCCGCGGCACCGGAAAGCATGATAAGGCTGCCGGCGTGAGCCCGGACAAGCATCCGGCCAATCAGCATCCGGAATTTGCGGCCGTCATCCTCGCCGGTGGGAGCGGCACACGCTTCTGGCCGCGCAGCCGCCGGGCGAGGCCCAAGCAGGTGCTCTCGCTCGATGGCGACCGCACGATGATTCAGAATACCGTGGAGCGCGTGAAACCTCTCGTCTCCTCTGGTCAAGTCTGGATCATCACCAACGACCTGCTTGCCAAGACTATCGCCCATCAGCTTCCTGATCTCGCCGAGAAGCATATTCTTCGCGAGCCCGCGGCGCGCAACACGGCGCCTGCGTGCGCCATCCCCGCATTTTTTCTCGAACGCACATCACCCGATACAGTCCTCGGCGTCTTTCCGTCCGACCACACCATCGGCGATGTAGAACGGTTCCGTCGCGTTGTCTGCGCGGGTGCCGAACTTGCGCGCCGCAGTGCTGCGATCATCGTATTGGGCGTCTCGCCGTCCCGTCCTGAAACCGGCTACGGCTACATCGAGCTCGGCGCCGGGCTTGATCCCATTACTGAGAGTGGTGAGGCCATTCCCGTGCGTCGCGTCCACCGCTTCACGGAAAAGCCCGACAAGACCCGCGCAAAGCGCTTCCTGCGCTCCGGCAACTACGCCTGGAACAGCGGCATGTTTCTCTTCACCGCGAAAACTCTCGCCGATGCCATGCGCGAACATCAGCCAAAGACCGCGGCGCTGCTGGAGCAGATTGCCGCAGCCCGGGGAACGCCTAACTTCGAGAAGGTCTTCGCTGAGCTCTATCCGCAGTGCGAGTCTATTTCGATTGACTACGCCGTGCTCGAGCCGCGCTCCGCCAAGGGTGAGGGCAAGTCCGAGCTCTACTGCCTGCCTGGCGACTTCGCCTGGAGCGACCTCGGCTCGTGGGCGGCGCTGCATGAGCATGTGGCCGAGCGCACGGAGTCCCACAGCGCGAATGTCGTCGAAGCGGAGCATCACGTTGAGATCGCGTCTACCGGCTGCTACGTCTTCTCGCCGAAAAAGACGGTAGCTCTCGTCGGCGTGAAGGACCTCGTCGTCGTTGAGACGGACGATGCCATCTTGATTACGACACGCGAGGGCTCGCAGGATGTGGGCAAGGTGGTGGCGGAGCTGAAGAATTCAGGCCGCCACGATCTGACGTAA
- a CDS encoding class I SAM-dependent methyltransferase has translation MTIQEQFGQIDIYVFDQILRGNIAAGMKVLDAGCGYGRNLVYLLREGCEVYALDANPEGIAHVRSLAAELNPTLPAEHFQVGQIEALPFADGLADVVMCSSVLHFARDQHQFLTMLEELWRVLRPGGLLFTRMGSRIGMQFEQVRPDIYRIGDGQEWFLVDEELLLGLTNELGGVMVDPLKTTIVQDYRCMTTWVIRKRALSAPPNLKD, from the coding sequence GTGACGATTCAGGAGCAGTTTGGTCAGATCGATATCTACGTGTTTGACCAAATTCTGCGCGGAAATATTGCGGCCGGGATGAAGGTGCTCGACGCCGGGTGCGGGTATGGGCGCAACCTGGTGTATCTGCTGCGCGAGGGCTGTGAAGTGTATGCGCTGGATGCAAATCCGGAGGGCATCGCGCATGTGCGGTCGCTCGCGGCGGAGTTGAATCCGACGCTGCCGGCAGAGCACTTTCAGGTCGGGCAGATTGAAGCGCTGCCGTTCGCAGATGGACTTGCGGACGTGGTGATGTGCAGCTCCGTGTTGCACTTTGCGCGGGACCAGCACCAGTTTCTTACCATGCTCGAGGAGTTGTGGAGAGTCCTGCGGCCGGGCGGGTTGCTGTTTACGCGCATGGGGTCGAGGATCGGGATGCAGTTTGAGCAGGTGCGCCCGGACATCTACCGGATCGGGGACGGGCAGGAATGGTTTCTTGTGGATGAGGAACTGTTGCTGGGCCTGACGAACGAGTTGGGCGGCGTGATGGTGGATCCGCTGAAGACAACGATTGTGCAGGATTACCGGTGTATGACGACCTGGGTGATACGGAAACGGGCTTTATCTGCACCGCCAAATCTGAAAGACTAG
- a CDS encoding pyridoxal phosphate-dependent aminotransferase, with the protein MSTATVAAPTKILTDRINRIEVSATMAITAEALKMKSQGIDLADFGAGEPHFATPQHIKDAAIEAIQKNFTRYTAVAGVPEVRKAIVERHAADFGTNYTAEECVFSAGGKLSIFNAAEVLIDHGDEVIIPTPYWVSYKDIVQFTGGKPVFVETSEAENFRVTAKMIESAVTDRTKAIILNTPSNPSGAVIPKDDLYAIVRMAHERGIYVWLDECYAYLNFSGDLVSGASLTECKEHVLVLGSLSKTYAMTGWRAGFALGPKPIIAAMSKLQSQSTSNTASMVQRASISALTSSQECVKEMRADYIKLRDRVLEGFKSIPGLTCTKPEGAFYVYPNVGAFLGRGGIKSASDLAARLLTEAHVVTVPGEAFGTDEHIRLSYAVSADVIDKGVQRMRDFLGGLK; encoded by the coding sequence ATGAGCACAGCGACAGTTGCAGCGCCCACGAAGATTCTGACTGACCGCATTAACCGCATTGAAGTTTCAGCGACTATGGCGATTACCGCCGAGGCCCTGAAGATGAAGTCGCAGGGCATTGACCTGGCCGACTTCGGCGCGGGCGAGCCGCATTTCGCAACGCCGCAGCACATCAAGGATGCAGCCATTGAGGCCATCCAGAAAAACTTCACGCGCTATACCGCCGTGGCCGGCGTGCCCGAGGTTCGCAAGGCCATCGTTGAGCGCCACGCTGCAGATTTCGGTACGAACTATACCGCAGAAGAGTGCGTCTTCTCCGCGGGCGGAAAGCTCTCCATCTTCAATGCCGCCGAAGTGCTCATCGATCACGGCGACGAGGTCATCATCCCCACGCCTTACTGGGTCAGCTACAAGGACATCGTGCAGTTCACCGGCGGCAAACCGGTCTTCGTCGAGACCAGCGAAGCCGAGAACTTCCGCGTGACCGCGAAGATGATCGAGTCCGCCGTGACCGACCGCACGAAGGCGATCATTCTCAACACGCCATCGAATCCTTCGGGCGCCGTCATCCCGAAGGACGACCTTTACGCGATCGTTCGCATGGCGCATGAGCGCGGCATCTACGTCTGGCTGGACGAGTGCTACGCCTACCTGAATTTCTCGGGCGATCTGGTGTCCGGCGCTTCGCTCACCGAGTGCAAGGAGCACGTGCTCGTGCTCGGCTCGCTGTCGAAGACCTACGCCATGACCGGCTGGCGAGCGGGCTTCGCGCTGGGACCGAAGCCCATCATCGCTGCGATGAGCAAGCTGCAGTCACAGTCCACCTCCAACACGGCGAGCATGGTACAGCGGGCGTCGATTTCGGCGCTGACTTCGAGCCAGGAGTGCGTGAAGGAGATGCGCGCGGACTACATCAAGCTTCGCGACCGCGTCCTTGAAGGCTTCAAGTCCATCCCCGGCCTCACCTGCACGAAGCCTGAGGGCGCGTTCTACGTCTACCCAAATGTCGGTGCGTTCCTCGGCAGGGGCGGCATCAAGTCTGCGAGCGATCTCGCCGCGCGCTTGCTGACCGAGGCCCACGTCGTGACCGTTCCGGGCGAGGCATTCGGAACCGATGAGCATATTCGTCTGTCCTACGCAGTCAGCGCAGACGTCATCGACAAAGGTGTGCAGCGGATGCGTGACTTCCTCGGCGGGCTGAAGTAA
- a CDS encoding carboxypeptidase regulatory-like domain-containing protein gives MPAHLSSALAASDVYTSIGEIQHRPQRKPMRPFPLTVLLVVLPLALLAEQPARSPRAPAPAPDSASTLPVTRVALYKNGVGFFEHTGRVTGNAAVAIDLTSGQLNDVLQSLTAIDLNGGRISGAGYNSTTPLDQQLKTLPLSLDDNPTASDFYSAIRGARVEVHSGTVSITGRLLSVEARTAPAKSDDSSGTNSIERYFITVVSDSGETRTVELTPATSVRLLDTSLHNDVSRYLQLIDSNRSQGLRHLTLSDHGTGTRELRVSYISEVPIWKSTYRILFTNSNSATQLSGVLGGRSSSARVEATLQGWSVVDNTTGADWDDVQLSLIAGAPQSFIQPLSQPIYSRRPEIPIAQESQLTPQTFDSALAAKSANGVSGNVIDPSGAVVAGARVIVTGSDGSQQSATTDSQGEFSFALPSGRYKVQVSLPGFQTVILNAFANTSPMQITLPVGSTNETVEVSAGAAGEMALHGVGPLSYSKLLAAPAPPAPPPSYEELAHASLTPEAKSSAFDDFFEYRINQPITIRKNESALVPILQVKIPAESVTLVSAAGSSISEPLRALWLTNNSGLTLDRGSFSIVEDGNFGGEGLLDPIHPDEKRLVSYAADQAVHVGAENQHSDQHTTQITAAKGVLRLHHTTSQEITYVVHNAASTPRTVVLEYKLNPPYVFDDDSKPDETTATVARYRLTVPAGGTVKRYVGEHHRSVVTYSLLNSNDSQLTYILDQSKDNPELVTALQPVLDARRKVADAQAAVDDTSTRLRSLREEEDRERANVTALKDTDKSASGRFIRDLNETEDKLRAAQAELDTRTAALNTAKTDLANAIENLQVDTGTKD, from the coding sequence ATGCCTGCCCACCTCAGTTCCGCCCTCGCCGCCTCCGATGTCTATACATCGATTGGCGAAATACAGCACCGACCGCAAAGGAAGCCAATGCGCCCCTTCCCGCTTACTGTCTTGCTAGTCGTTCTTCCCCTCGCACTCCTCGCCGAACAACCGGCCCGCAGCCCACGCGCACCCGCTCCTGCTCCGGACAGTGCCTCGACGCTGCCTGTGACCCGCGTCGCGCTGTATAAGAACGGGGTTGGCTTCTTCGAGCACACGGGACGCGTCACAGGGAACGCAGCCGTCGCGATCGACCTCACAAGCGGACAACTCAATGACGTGCTGCAATCCCTCACAGCCATCGATCTCAACGGCGGCCGCATCTCCGGCGCGGGTTACAACTCGACGACGCCATTGGATCAACAGCTCAAAACTCTCCCACTGTCTCTGGATGACAATCCCACGGCCTCGGATTTTTACTCAGCCATCCGCGGCGCGCGCGTCGAGGTGCATTCGGGCACCGTCTCCATTACCGGACGCTTGCTATCGGTGGAGGCGCGGACTGCGCCCGCAAAGTCTGACGACAGCTCTGGCACCAATAGCATCGAGCGGTATTTCATCACCGTGGTCTCCGACAGCGGCGAAACGCGCACCGTGGAACTCACGCCCGCAACGTCCGTGCGGTTGCTCGACACCTCTCTGCACAACGATGTCAGCCGCTATCTGCAGCTCATTGATTCGAACCGCTCCCAGGGGCTGCGCCACCTGACGCTCTCGGACCACGGCACCGGCACGCGCGAACTGCGCGTCAGCTATATCTCCGAAGTGCCGATCTGGAAATCGACTTACCGGATTCTGTTCACAAACTCGAACTCGGCGACGCAGCTATCCGGGGTCCTCGGCGGACGTTCTTCGTCCGCACGGGTGGAGGCCACCCTTCAGGGCTGGTCCGTTGTGGACAATACGACCGGCGCCGACTGGGACGACGTCCAGCTCTCGCTCATCGCCGGCGCGCCACAAAGCTTCATCCAGCCACTCTCCCAGCCGATTTATTCGCGCCGGCCTGAGATCCCCATCGCGCAGGAGTCGCAGCTTACACCGCAAACCTTTGACAGCGCCCTCGCGGCTAAATCCGCGAATGGCGTGAGCGGCAACGTGATTGATCCGTCAGGCGCTGTTGTCGCGGGTGCGAGAGTCATCGTTACCGGCTCTGACGGCTCGCAGCAGAGTGCAACCACAGACTCGCAAGGTGAGTTCTCTTTTGCTCTTCCCAGCGGGCGCTATAAGGTGCAGGTTTCCTTGCCCGGATTCCAGACTGTAATTCTGAACGCATTCGCCAACACAAGCCCAATGCAGATCACCCTTCCTGTTGGGTCAACGAACGAGACTGTAGAGGTCAGCGCAGGCGCCGCGGGTGAGATGGCGCTCCATGGTGTCGGCCCGCTCAGCTACAGCAAACTGCTCGCGGCCCCCGCGCCTCCGGCTCCACCTCCCTCATACGAGGAGCTCGCGCACGCCTCACTTACACCCGAAGCAAAATCATCGGCCTTCGACGACTTCTTCGAATACCGCATCAACCAGCCGATCACAATCCGCAAGAACGAGTCTGCGCTTGTGCCCATCCTGCAGGTTAAAATCCCGGCGGAGTCGGTGACGCTGGTCTCGGCCGCGGGCTCTTCCATCTCGGAGCCACTGCGGGCACTCTGGCTCACGAACAACTCCGGCCTGACCTTGGATCGCGGATCATTCTCTATCGTTGAGGACGGCAACTTCGGCGGCGAGGGCCTGCTCGATCCGATTCATCCGGACGAGAAGCGGCTCGTCTCCTACGCGGCCGACCAGGCCGTGCACGTTGGCGCGGAGAATCAGCATTCAGATCAGCACACGACGCAGATCACCGCTGCGAAAGGCGTTCTTCGGCTGCATCACACAACGAGCCAGGAGATCACCTACGTCGTCCACAACGCAGCCTCCACGCCGCGCACGGTTGTGCTCGAGTACAAGCTGAACCCGCCGTATGTGTTCGACGATGACTCCAAACCCGACGAGACCACGGCCACGGTTGCGCGTTATCGGCTAACAGTACCTGCGGGCGGCACGGTCAAGCGCTACGTCGGCGAACACCACCGCAGCGTCGTCACCTACTCGCTGCTGAATTCCAATGACTCGCAGCTCACCTACATCCTCGACCAGTCGAAAGACAATCCGGAACTCGTTACCGCACTGCAGCCTGTTCTTGATGCGAGGCGCAAAGTGGCCGACGCGCAGGCGGCCGTCGACGACACGAGCACGCGCCTAAGATCGCTTCGCGAGGAGGAGGACCGTGAGCGCGCAAATGTCACAGCCCTGAAAGATACGGACAAGTCCGCCAGTGGCCGTTTCATCCGCGACCTGAACGAGACTGAGGACAAGCTGCGCGCAGCTCAGGCAGAACTCGACACCAGGACGGCCGCACTGAACACCGCGAAGACGGATCTGGCGAACGCGATCGAAAACCTCCAGGTGGACACCGGAACAAAAGACTGA
- the ispG gene encoding flavodoxin-dependent (E)-4-hydroxy-3-methylbut-2-enyl-diphosphate synthase: MPSIQRRRAVTVNIGGIRVGSDAAVVVQSMTNTDTADVESTIQQVASLARAGSELVRVTVNNDDAAKAVPYIVEGIRKKGWETPIVGDFHYNGHLLLRKYPDCAKALSKYRINPGNVSIGRKDDDNFRTMVECAVENQKPVRIGVNWGSLDQALLTRMMDDNSKSANPIESRDVMLEAMVRSALDNAAAAERYGLRRDQIILSAKVSNVRDLIDVYTELARRCDYALHLGLTEAGMGMKGVVASTAGLAPLLLNGIGDTIRVSLTPEPGADRAEEVRCAQQILQSLSIRSFMPQVTSCPGCGRTTSTYFQELAQRIQAYLTESMPEWKKIYPGVEELKLAVMGCIVNGPGESKHANIGISLPGTFEEPKAPVYVDGKLFTTLKGDHIVEEFQVILDEYVEKRYGRQVVEV; this comes from the coding sequence ATGCCATCCATCCAGCGTCGTCGCGCCGTTACGGTCAACATAGGCGGCATCCGCGTCGGTTCCGACGCTGCTGTCGTCGTGCAGTCGATGACCAACACCGATACCGCCGACGTCGAATCCACAATCCAGCAGGTAGCCTCGCTCGCGCGTGCCGGTTCCGAACTCGTCCGCGTCACCGTTAACAATGACGACGCTGCCAAGGCTGTCCCCTACATCGTTGAAGGCATTCGCAAGAAGGGCTGGGAGACGCCCATCGTCGGCGACTTCCACTACAACGGCCATCTGCTGCTCAGGAAGTACCCCGACTGTGCGAAGGCGCTCTCGAAGTACCGCATCAATCCCGGCAACGTCTCCATTGGACGCAAGGACGATGACAACTTCCGCACCATGGTGGAGTGCGCGGTCGAGAACCAGAAGCCCGTCCGCATCGGCGTGAACTGGGGCTCGCTGGACCAGGCCCTGCTCACCCGCATGATGGACGACAACTCGAAGTCGGCAAACCCCATCGAATCGCGCGACGTCATGCTCGAAGCCATGGTTCGTTCCGCGCTCGACAACGCCGCGGCGGCCGAGCGCTACGGTCTGCGCCGCGACCAGATCATTCTCTCCGCCAAAGTCTCGAACGTGCGTGACCTGATCGACGTTTATACCGAGCTCGCGCGCCGCTGCGATTACGCGCTGCACCTCGGCCTCACCGAAGCTGGCATGGGCATGAAGGGCGTTGTTGCCTCGACTGCCGGTCTCGCTCCGCTGCTGCTGAACGGCATCGGCGACACGATTCGCGTTTCGCTCACCCCTGAGCCCGGCGCCGACCGCGCGGAAGAGGTTCGTTGCGCGCAGCAGATTCTGCAGTCCCTCTCGATTCGCAGCTTCATGCCGCAGGTCACCTCCTGCCCCGGCTGTGGCCGCACGACCAGCACCTACTTCCAGGAACTCGCACAACGCATCCAGGCCTATCTCACAGAGTCCATGCCCGAGTGGAAGAAGATCTATCCCGGCGTGGAAGAGCTGAAGCTCGCCGTCATGGGCTGCATCGTGAACGGCCCCGGCGAATCCAAGCACGCCAACATCGGCATCTCCCTGCCCGGCACATTCGAGGAACCCAAAGCACCGGTGTACGTGGACGGTAAACTCTTCACCACGCTCAAGGGCGATCACATCGTCGAGGAGTTCCAGGTCATCCTCGATGAATATGTGGAGAAGCGCTACGGACGGCAGGTCGTCGAGGTCTAG
- a CDS encoding STAS domain-containing protein has translation MSLTLSTRHCGSVCIVQCAGPIVHGEEEQALDATLDHAERTFSRIVLNVSDISRLDSMGVGLLVRHSTRVAKRGGAIHLAGSPPFVTHLLDLTRVCTIIPTFENEDDAILSFLGRAPAEKPAEPGPRLLVFDPSADLCTFARTVLSQRGFTVRTTCSFSDAKLLLRVDRPDYILVGPCTAQLSSDTVAQDLAAIAPKASLLQLDPDFKSRDALEASAMLLQMFGMASPPELPN, from the coding sequence ATGTCGCTTACCCTGAGCACACGTCACTGCGGAAGTGTCTGCATCGTCCAATGCGCCGGTCCCATTGTGCATGGTGAAGAGGAGCAGGCCCTCGATGCCACACTGGATCATGCCGAGCGAACGTTCTCGCGAATCGTCCTCAATGTGAGTGACATTTCGCGTCTGGACAGCATGGGGGTCGGTTTGCTGGTGCGTCACTCGACGCGCGTCGCGAAACGTGGCGGAGCTATCCATCTCGCCGGTTCACCACCCTTCGTCACGCACCTCCTCGACCTCACCAGGGTCTGCACAATTATCCCCACCTTTGAGAACGAGGACGATGCCATCCTGTCGTTCCTGGGCCGTGCCCCCGCTGAAAAACCCGCGGAGCCTGGGCCTCGCCTGCTCGTCTTCGACCCCTCGGCTGATCTGTGCACCTTTGCGCGGACCGTCCTCTCCCAGCGCGGATTCACCGTTCGGACGACCTGCTCCTTCAGCGATGCAAAATTGCTGCTCCGCGTCGATCGCCCGGATTACATCCTCGTAGGACCCTGCACCGCTCAACTTTCATCGGACACGGTCGCACAGGATCTTGCAGCAATCGCACCGAAGGCTTCCCTCCTGCAGCTCGATCCGGATTTCAAATCGCGCGATGCCCTCGAAGCAAGTGCAATGCTGCTTCAGATGTTCGGCATGGCCAGCCCCCCAGAGCTTCCGAACTGA
- a CDS encoding acyl-CoA dehydrogenase, which translates to MHFGLTDEQEQLRREVRAFAEREIAPHVSEWDEKSEFPHASVKKLGEMGLMGVIFPEDLGGAGLGYVEYVLAVEELSRVDGSVGIIVASHNSLCTNHINIGGNDAQKKRWIPKLASGEWLGAWGLTEPGSGSDAGGMRTTAVRGDGGWILNGSKTFITNGTYANCALVLAVTDKEKATHGGISAFLVERGTQGFRSGKKENKLGLRASDTAELIFENCFLPDDCLVGELGGGFKDAMRTLDGGRISIAALSLGIARGALDAAVKYAKQRKQFGKAISDFQAIQFKLADMSTQLDAAWLLTMRAAQMKDQGKKVTREAAMAKLFASEVACRIAEEGVQIHGGYGFIKDYPAEKFYRDVKLCTIGEGTSEIQRMVIARELLKG; encoded by the coding sequence GTGCATTTCGGACTTACGGATGAGCAGGAGCAACTTCGGCGAGAGGTGCGGGCCTTTGCGGAGCGCGAGATTGCGCCCCATGTGAGCGAATGGGATGAGAAGAGTGAGTTTCCTCACGCCTCCGTAAAGAAGCTGGGCGAGATGGGCCTGATGGGCGTGATCTTTCCCGAGGATCTCGGTGGCGCCGGACTCGGCTACGTGGAGTACGTTCTTGCGGTTGAGGAACTTTCGCGAGTGGACGGGAGTGTCGGCATTATCGTCGCCAGTCACAACTCCTTGTGCACGAACCATATCAATATCGGCGGCAATGACGCGCAGAAGAAGCGCTGGATTCCAAAGCTGGCGAGCGGCGAGTGGCTGGGAGCGTGGGGCCTGACAGAGCCGGGGTCAGGCTCCGACGCCGGCGGCATGCGCACGACTGCAGTACGCGGCGACGGCGGCTGGATCCTGAACGGATCGAAGACCTTCATCACCAATGGAACCTATGCGAATTGTGCGCTCGTTCTGGCGGTTACGGATAAGGAGAAGGCAACCCATGGCGGCATCTCGGCGTTCCTCGTCGAGCGGGGCACGCAGGGGTTCCGCAGCGGGAAGAAGGAGAACAAGCTCGGCCTGCGCGCGAGCGATACCGCCGAGCTGATCTTTGAGAACTGCTTCTTACCGGACGACTGCCTCGTGGGCGAGCTCGGCGGCGGCTTTAAGGATGCAATGCGCACACTGGATGGCGGCCGCATCTCGATCGCTGCGCTGAGCCTCGGCATCGCACGTGGGGCGCTGGATGCAGCGGTGAAGTATGCAAAGCAGCGCAAGCAGTTCGGCAAGGCCATCAGCGATTTTCAAGCGATCCAGTTCAAGCTGGCGGATATGTCGACGCAGCTCGATGCAGCGTGGCTGCTGACGATGCGCGCGGCGCAGATGAAGGATCAGGGCAAGAAGGTGACGCGCGAGGCTGCAATGGCCAAGCTCTTCGCCAGTGAAGTCGCGTGCAGGATCGCAGAAGAGGGTGTGCAGATCCACGGTGGCTACGGCTTCATCAAGGACTATCCGGCGGAGAAGTTCTATCGCGACGTAAAACTTTGCACCATCGGTGAAGGCACAAGCGAGATTCAGCGCATGGTGATCGCGCGGGAACTGTTGAAGGGCTGA
- the coaD gene encoding pantetheine-phosphate adenylyltransferase, whose protein sequence is MSKAITAIYPGTFDPPTNGHLDVIARGAKIVDHLVVAILRNASKGQPLFTVNEREEMLREATASFKNVTVETFDGLLVDFARAKEAKAVIRGIRAVSDYEYEFQMAMMNRKLDPQLETLFMMPAEKYTYVSSRLIKGVYQLGGDISSLVPPVVVERLKKKKVTGVAVPGAE, encoded by the coding sequence ATGAGTAAGGCGATTACCGCGATCTATCCCGGAACGTTTGATCCGCCGACGAATGGTCACCTGGATGTGATCGCGCGCGGAGCGAAGATCGTGGATCATCTCGTGGTCGCGATTCTGCGCAATGCCTCCAAGGGCCAGCCGCTCTTTACGGTGAACGAGCGCGAGGAGATGCTGCGCGAGGCTACGGCCAGCTTTAAAAACGTGACCGTGGAGACCTTCGACGGCCTGCTGGTGGACTTCGCGCGTGCCAAGGAAGCGAAGGCTGTCATCCGCGGCATCCGCGCCGTCTCCGACTATGAGTACGAGTTCCAGATGGCGATGATGAACCGCAAACTCGACCCGCAGCTGGAGACGCTGTTCATGATGCCGGCAGAGAAGTACACGTACGTGAGCTCGCGGCTGATCAAAGGCGTTTATCAACTGGGGGGCGACATCTCGTCTCTCGTGCCGCCGGTCGTCGTTGAGCGGCTCAAGAAGAAAAAGGTGACCGGCGTCGCGGTCCCGGGGGCCGAGTAG